The Manis javanica isolate MJ-LG chromosome 14, MJ_LKY, whole genome shotgun sequence genomic interval CTCTGTATCTGCTGCAGTGAACTGCAAGGTGCCACAGACATTGGACACTGACCACTCTTGAAGAGCTCTCCTCCCTCAGTTTGCAGATGCCATTCCGTGTCTGATTTTCCTGACGCTCCTTAGCCACTCCTCAGTGTGGCCCTCCTCCTCCGGAATCCCTCGGGCACTGGTTCTGTCTTCagctctctttcctttctgcctATTCTTGGTTACTTACAAATTTGAGCTAGCCTCAAATTTTATCCCCTTTCAAGATGCTCTCCTAAGCCCTGGACCTACACGGCCTACTAGGCAGCTCCTTTTCTCAGTATCAGGTACCCCAAGGTCCCTGTGTCCCAAACTGGGCTAACTGGTCACATACCTGGCCCCCACCACGCTCATCTTCTGGAATGGCAGGACCACCCCCCAAGTCACTCAAGTCACAGACTATGGAGGCATACCAGTTCGGCTTTCTGTCTCCCCTGGTACCCCCTAGCTGTCTTTGTCTCCACTCTCATTTCCTTAGTGCAGGGCCCTGCTTTCTCACCTGGGTTTGTGCACTAGCCCCTTAGCAGATTGTTCCCCTGATTTGGGGCCTACAGTCCTCCAGCCACTTCTCCTTACTACAGCTACTCTGACCTAAAACAGGTCGGATCATGTCACTCCCTGCCTGACACCTACCAGGGGCTCTGTCTGCCAGCATGATCCAATTCAAAGTCCCCAACAGAAAATAGTAGGTCCCTTGAATTCTGTTTCTCCATTCTTACTGCTCACCAgtaccctctcccttcccacccccacataGTGGACTTGAGCTATATAAACACCTAGTGTGAAATGTTGCTAACATACTTTGCTCCCTGGTGCCCCAGTGTTTTTGCAACTGCTGCCCCTGCCTGGAAAAGGTGCCCTCTTGGTCTTACTAATTAAGTCTTCCCTGCTGCAGGTGTCCTGCCTGAGTGCTTTTGTGGCACGTGTTGTGCCGAATGAAGCAGCGGTGCAGTGAGTCCTAATTACCTGCTGATCCTGGCTTCATATCCCTGAAACCAAGCGGGTCTTGGTGCAGTTAGTTTTCAACAACTAGTAATAGCAAAACTTACTTACAGAACAAGAAACCATTGATTTTACGTGTACTCGCCACAAGGTAGTGCTGTCCAGATAGGAAAGAAAACTTAAGCTCTCCAAGGCAGAAGGATTCCAGTACTAGATGcctttaattttaaatgtgttaaatttCAGAGGCAGTGATTTAAACACCTCAGCTTTTCTCCGTGGTAAACGCATGGACACACCGAAAACtgtatatgtgtatgtcttttattAACCAAATTATTACGGATCATTATTTTACTACTGCTGGGGAGCCTCTCTTCCCAAGTGGTCATAatgtttcaaaaatgaaggcattAACTCTTAATTCTAGGGCAGAGCACTTAAGAGAGGATTGTAttagggctctccagagaaataggacagagagagagagagagagagagagagaggaaaggagggagatttGTTTTAAGGAATTGACTCTCACCATTGTGGACTGTCAAGTCTGAAGTCTGCAGTCTGGAACAGATGCAATGGTTGAGGTTGTAGTCTTATTTCCAaaggctggaaactcaggcacATTTGTGTGTTGCCCTCCAGAGGCCAAATTACTCCTCCTGGGAACCTCAGTACAAATCCTTCTGAAATTAGGATGGGATTACATCTCCATAAACTCACCATAATCGGAAATATTGTACAATACAATGAATACATCCAACCTATGGAACATCTTCGCTCAGCCTAGCCTATCTTAAATGTTAGCTTTCAGTTGGGTgcaatcatctaacacaaagcccattttataataaagtactGACAGTCTCCTGTAATTTATTGGAAACCATCCTGAAGGTGAAAAACAGGATGGTTGTGTGGGTGCAGAATGATCGTGTGTCAGTCATTACCTGTGTGATCATGGGCCTGACGGTGCTGGGCTTGCTGCTGGTGGCCAGCATCCCAGGAGAGTATTGTGCACATATTGTTAGCCCAATAAGAGATCAAAATTCACAATTCAgagtacagtttctactgaatgtgtattgctCTCACACCATTGTAAAGTTGTACAATCCTAAGTGGAATCATAAGTCAGATCATCTGTATTGCTCTTAAGGGCTTCACTGAAGGTCCACCCACATTGTGGCGCATTCTCAGCTTTACTCCAGATATACTGCTTTAAATGCTGATCACCTCTAACATATACCTTCTGCTCAAATACGCCTGGACTCGTATTTGAGCAAACATCTGGGTACCACAGCCTTAGCCACACTGACACATTAAATGAACTCTTACAAAGGTCAAGATGGTGAAAGGAAACTTCACACTGAAGAGAAGCCCACATTGAAGCTTCCGTTTTTAGCCAAGGACAGGGAAGAGGGGGCTGTGGGCCCCTGGAGATGTATGCAGGAAGGGAGGCATCCTGGGAGCATCCCCtgagccctcccccaacccagatGCCCTCTGCCAGGAAGTGAGTCAACACGGGGCTGAGAAAGAGTAATAACCTTGCACACACGGTGATTTTATCCCACGATGCCATCCTGTATTATTTATGATTCAAAATGAGGCTGAGGTTTGGGGTAGTCCTCAGGGGAGGGGGTGTGTTTGCTTCCTGTTTTACCCAGAATACTGAAGCTATCAAAGAGAACTTCCCCAAGTGTTCACTGCcacatccacccacccacctgcgCCCGTACTCTGTTGTTCTGCCTTCTCTTATTTGTACTACAGAAAGCTGTCCTCTTCCTGCAGAGGCAGACCCCCATCTGCGTTAGATCCCATTCCCTTTTGCCTACGCAGGAAATCAACAAAGTCCCTTCTCCCCCACACTGCTGGATCGTCCATCTCCACCAGCCCTTCCCCATTAACAAGCACACATCTTTACAGTGGGTCCTATCTAGGCCCCACTTGCCCCTCCAGTTCTTAacccatttttctcctttcctgcatGACAAAACTTCTCAAAATAGCTTTCCACGCTCAGtctccaatttctttttttcttttgaacccTACCAGTCAGGCTTTTATCAGGTACAGCCCTACCAAGTCTGCTCTTATCTGAGTCAGTCCTGTTCCCCATGTTTACGCATCCATTGGTCCTTTCTCAGCCTTCATCCCACTTGACCAATCATAAGCATTTGACGACACTTTGATGCTCCCTTTCCCTTGAACCACTGTCCTCCCTTTGCATCTGGGCTCCACACTCCTGGTTTCCCTCTGACCTTCCTACTTagtcattttctgtcttctttgccGGTTCTTTCTGTTCTTGATCTTATACCGGTGGAGTGCCCTAGGGCTCAGCCCTTGGACCACTTCCTTTTTCTGTCCCTACTCACATCCTTAATGAGCTCCTACAGGTTTTGGGTTTTAAATACAGTCTATACACCAATAAATGCCAAATATACATCTCCTGGGTGGACCTCTTCCCCAAACTCCAGAGTCTTGTTGTGCACCCTGGTCCAAGCCGTCATCATTTTCCTGTGGGGTTTCTGCAGCAGCCTCCTAACTGGTGCTCCTGCTTTTCcattgctttccttctttccctcccccagTGCAACACATAGAGGGACCCTGTGAAAACTCGGGTCCATCATGCCATCCCCCTGCTCAGAACCTTCCGCCAGCTTCCTCTGTCCATTATCTTGTCCTCTACCCCTTGCTTCCTGGGCTTCCTCTACACCCCCCCCCCCTCCTGCTGCTCCTCAGACATCAGGTCCATTCGCATCTCAGGTCCTGTGTGCTTGCTGGGCTTGGCCCTTTTCCTAGATGTGTGCACAATTACCTCTGCCCTAGTCGATAGCTTTATTTCAGTTTCATCCCTTATTCCCTGACaagcttatttaaaaacaaacgaAGCTTCCCTCCAGCGGTCCATATTaaccttttctccctttttcccatAACACTTAAACCTTCTTATACACTAtaggtgtgcatgtatatatattatacacccTATTATATAATGTATAAGATAGGTATCTCCTTTTTTATTGTCATCTCCCCCTCCCTCGGCTTCCCTTAGCCTTGACTACCTGTGGTAGTCCTTGTAACATTCACAAAAGACATGATTTCTTTTCCCAATGATCTGTATAGCATTTCTTTCTTAGGGCCTAGATGTTAATCATTTTTTTGAGGTCTTTTCAGGTTGTTAAATGAAAGttgtcatttttaatgtttcaatgaaattgacaatattcttctgctttgttattttttgtttcagaATGGCAAGAAATGGCTGAGAAATAAATAAAGCTTTCCCCTTCTGACCTGAGTATTTATAATGGGTGTCGGGAAGTCTAAAACAGATCCATGCCCTCTTACTCTCTCTTGGGGTAAAAGCCCCAGTGTGGAGACAAGTCAAAGACCTCCTGAGTCAGATGCCAGGAAACCGGAAGAGCTCTCCCTGTGCGGTGTTGCTGAGCATAGCAACCCTGCAGAGCCACCAGCAGGAGAACGGGAGAGAGCCGGGGCCGAGGCAGTCGAGGATTTGCCTGAGGAGGAAGCGGAAGAGGATGTGTTCCTCAAGTTTGTGATACTACACGCGGAAGACGACATCAACGAAGCCCTCCGAGTCCAAGATCTGCTACAAAACGACTTTGGCATCAAACCTGGAATAATCTTTGCAGAGATGCCATGTGGCAGACAGCATCTACAGAACTTAGATGATGCCGTCAATGGGTCTGCCTGGACCATCTTATTATTGACTGAAAACTTTTTAAGAGATACCTGGTGTAAGTTCCAGTTCTATACGTCCCTAATGAACTCCGTCAACAGGCAGCACAAATACAACTCGGTCATACCCATGCGGCCCCTGAACAAGCCTCTGCCCCGGGAGAGGACTCCCTTTGCTCTGCGGACCATCAATGCCCTAGAGGAAGAAAGTCGCGGCTTTCCTACACAAGTAGAACGAATATTCCAGGAGTCTGTTTATAAGATTCAACAGGCTATATGGAAAGAGACAAGAAATATGGTGCAAAGGCAATTTGCTGCCTGAGATGGAAAATGCAACACATGGCTGGCTCTCtctttgtaaaacaaatattgaTCTTTACTGGAGAAAGCAAATTTCTAGGGAAAGTTTCAGTAAAAGAGAACCACTCTTACAGAAACCTATGGAGCACAAGAAAGATAAATTTCTGCAGGGCAGTCTACAGAATCAGGTTACTTTTTGATGTTTTGATAAACTGGAGATTGTCAGTTTCAAGAACTTTCATGGTTTTCCTAACTAATGAGTATGACAAAGGATATTCTTAATTCCCGTTCTTTGTATTGAACCTTAACCAAACACTTAGAAGACAGACCTTTTAGAAATGTTGTTAACACTGCTGTTCTCAGAGACCATGCAGAAGAAAATGGCCCCCCGAGAGACGTGCCATCCAACCTCGTGAATGTTGCAATAAAGCCTTCCCGATATATTGTCACCCAAAAACAGGGATAGTCAGATGGAACACTCAGAATATTGAGTGctgataaatatgaaataaaaaatagatgtgAGAATGGTAGGGCTTTGTAAAAGAATCCGATCGAATGTATCTTCCATTCTGCTGGAATTTGCATATTTGGGGGCAATTCCCACAGTGCTTAGCAGCCTGTTGGTCAGGGTGGTGTTCTGGTTCGGGGCTCCACAGAGTGGTGCTGAGATGTCCCCTCGAGCGCGGGGCTCTCTGTGTTAGTCATCACCTGCaaccaggtttgtgtgcagagcTTCTGAAGGTATGTCCTGGCCAGATGTTCTCCTTTAAATTCAGTAACCTCTCCTATGGCAGCCTGTACAGTTGCGTCTCACACACATGCTCTATCCaggaaatatttcttaagtaGGTGGTCTGAGTagcatgactgtgtgtgtgtgtgtgtgtgtagattatTTTTAGACCTGGGATAAAAGTCGGAGATGTGTTTTATCATGTCTTCTTCTAATGTCCTAAGTCATATAGCAAGCCAGAGAAGCCCTCACTGCCCTTCTGCCCCTGTTGAGGTTGAGGGAGAGCCGTTCAGACAGGGGACAGAGTGGATCGTGGATCATGTCATGCAATGAGAAAAGCACCTGATGCAGGATCAGGAGAGCTGGTTCTGGTCCAGCTGCCATTGAGGATGAATGCCACCATGGGCAAGCTGCTTACCCTTCTTTATCCATGAAACAAGGATTTAGATGGAACTCTAAAGGCCTTTGTCTTCAACCAGAGTGTGAACAACTAGCAACCAGAAAAGGGAATAAGccaaaaaatagaattttgtaaTGTGATGTGTAATATCATAGCTGCAGGAGGGTTTGTGTATGTTTACAATGAAAGGATACTCTTACACGTTTGgtgtaattgatttctaatgCTGTCCATTAGTCACAGAAAGAACTATAATGTTCCTTGAAAATATACTTCTTATAGGGACCTGGAGCAAAGATAGTGTGCCTGATtacactttctccacatccctacTGCCCGTCCCCTCTACTAGCGCTGGGGTCTGCTCATGTCTTTCTGCGGTCTACCGCTTCATAGTCTTGAGCCCAAGTGGGGGGGGGACTTCTGTAATCCTGCAAGTAAATTTGATCTACTGGTACTTACTGAAGAGGAGGATGTTTTCACTGtatgtgacatttttttttcaagtcccTGTCTATCATAGAAGCTTACTACTCATGTTACTTGTCCAGTTTTAGTAAtcactcatttttttccataCTGTTTCCTGTATCTCAAATTTCATGTGCTCATAAAACTTTAACCGCCCACCCTTCATTCCTTACAAAGTTGGAGCAATCCATACCGAATGgtgtttcttaaataaatgttttttttcttaactcttgACTGACCTTGATTATTTTGAACTCCAGTGAAGAGCATGGAAACATATTTTGAAGAGGCCTCAATCTGTCCTCC includes:
- the TICAM2 gene encoding TIR domain-containing adapter molecule 2, with product MGVGKSKTDPCPLTLSWGKSPSVETSQRPPESDARKPEELSLCGVAEHSNPAEPPAGERERAGAEAVEDLPEEEAEEDVFLKFVILHAEDDINEALRVQDLLQNDFGIKPGIIFAEMPCGRQHLQNLDDAVNGSAWTILLLTENFLRDTWCKFQFYTSLMNSVNRQHKYNSVIPMRPLNKPLPRERTPFALRTINALEEESRGFPTQVERIFQESVYKIQQAIWKETRNMVQRQFAA